A DNA window from Leptolyngbya sp. SIO1E4 contains the following coding sequences:
- a CDS encoding MBL fold metallo-hydrolase, protein MGVFVFDVPPTTAPVLEAAIASVTDAPVTHMVYSHAHTEHIGGAKLFPTAEIYAHADAAALIPFIDGEQPPMPAVTFDDRLKLAIGSLDIALEYFGHNHDPGNIFITLPEAPVLMVVDIIEGGDVPWTALNYT, encoded by the coding sequence GTGGGCGTCTTTGTTTTTGATGTCCCGCCAACCACAGCCCCAGTGCTAGAAGCGGCGATCGCCTCAGTCACTGACGCGCCGGTCACGCATATGGTCTACAGCCATGCGCACACCGAGCATATCGGTGGTGCGAAGCTCTTCCCAACTGCAGAAATCTATGCCCATGCAGACGCGGCTGCCCTGATCCCGTTTATTGATGGAGAGCAGCCACCGATGCCTGCGGTGACCTTTGACGACCGACTGAAACTGGCGATCGGCAGCCTGGACATCGCGCTGGAGTATTTTGGCCACAATCACGACCCTGGCAATATCTTTATCACATTGCCCGAAGCGCCCGTCCTGATGGTGGTTGACATCATTGAGGGGGGGGACGTGCCTTGGACAGCGCTCAATTACACTTAG